In Vanessa tameamea isolate UH-Manoa-2023 chromosome 19, ilVanTame1 primary haplotype, whole genome shotgun sequence, one genomic interval encodes:
- the LOC113402814 gene encoding uncharacterized protein LOC113402814, protein MIAFRTTVLIALIAYSSARPSDEWEPEGHSHSEHTKPYHVTVIKKIGVPVPHPVAVSVPQYVKIPIPQPYPVHVTVEQPIHVPVYKVVHQVVEKPVPYTVEKPVPYEVEKPYPVEVEKKVEVPIPKPYPVHVPVYKHIYHHKGGKH, encoded by the exons ATGATCGCATTC AGAACAACAGTCCTCATCGCCTTGATCGCGTACTCAAGTGCGCGGCCCTCCGATGAATGGGAGCCCGAAGGTCACTCCCACTCGGAGCACACCAAGCCGTACCACGTGACCGTGATAAAGAAGATAGGAGTTCCAGTACCTCATCCAGTCGCTGTGTCCGTGCCTCAATACGTGAAGATACCCATCCCTCAGCCTTACCCCGTGCACGTAACAGTTGAACAGCCGATCCACGTCCCTGTATACAAG GTCGTCCATCAAGTTGTAGAAAAGCCTGTCCCTTACACCGTCGAGAAACCTGTACCTTATGAAGTTGAGAAGCCTTACCCCGTTGAAGTAGAGAAGAAGGTCGAGGTGCCCATCCCTAAGCCCTACCCAGTGCACGTACCTGTCTACAAACATATCTACCACCACAAGGGAGGCAAACACTAA